A region from the Streptomyces lydicus genome encodes:
- a CDS encoding pentapeptide repeat-containing protein, with product MTGKTMSSGTRNGWAPRRFPADPIAAERLQEWLLATDKQALDAVGLDFSGADMSGGDFGESWFTDAKLTDVNLAKANFYRADMEGADLSGANLTSSSLVRANLDDAVLRGASLDAADFVKASLYGVDASGASFRGARLMGASFLDVRICGADLTNAVVQENSFQVRLDDRTILRGLSGSVFGPIEFVGGEGVQEIDGAELERWIKERGGKVEVIPRKIKTGN from the coding sequence ATGACTGGGAAGACCATGTCATCTGGTACCCGTAATGGCTGGGCGCCGCGGAGGTTCCCCGCTGACCCCATCGCTGCAGAGCGTCTGCAGGAATGGCTGCTAGCGACTGACAAGCAAGCACTTGACGCGGTCGGTCTCGACTTCAGCGGCGCGGACATGTCGGGCGGCGACTTCGGTGAGTCGTGGTTCACTGACGCGAAGCTGACTGACGTAAACCTTGCCAAAGCCAACTTCTATCGCGCCGACATGGAGGGTGCCGATCTTTCAGGAGCTAACCTGACCAGTTCCTCACTAGTGCGAGCCAACCTCGACGATGCGGTACTGCGGGGCGCGAGTCTCGACGCGGCAGATTTTGTGAAGGCCTCGCTCTACGGCGTGGACGCATCAGGTGCAAGCTTCCGCGGCGCGCGGCTCATGGGGGCGTCCTTTCTGGACGTGAGAATCTGCGGGGCAGATTTGACGAATGCGGTAGTGCAGGAAAATTCTTTTCAGGTCAGACTCGACGATAGAACGATCCTGCGTGGATTGTCAGGATCAGTATTCGGGCCGATTGAATTCGTCGGGGGTGAGGGAGTTCAAGAGATTGACGGAGCTGAACTCGAGCGTTGGATCAAGGAAAGGGGAGGAAAAGTAGAAGTTATCCCACGGAAAATTAAAACTGGGAACTGA